One Ethanoligenens harbinense YUAN-3 genomic window carries:
- a CDS encoding alpha-galactosidase has protein sequence MAITYYEATDTFKLDTPASTYMIRVVDEERFIGHVYYGRKVPDEDLSYRLRINEPPFTPSVNNRDRVSFLDTFPMEYPTHGLGDFREDCLAVQTNGGHTACALQYKSHRIFAGKPKLPGLPATFGGERDCTTLEILAVAPVLDMEVILRYTVFEKLDVIARSVDVKNAGKEPVRLTKVLSACLDMDNRAFDMISLYGSWARERHIQRHPLGYGKQSVSSVRGESSHQEHPFIALAEHAATQQSGEVYGLHFVYSGNFLAQVERTQFDSVRAVMGIHPQDFSWTLEPGETFTAPEVVEVYSAQGIGGMTRTFHDLYRSHLIRSEYRDSKRPILINNWEATYFDFDTEKLLGIAREASRLGIEMLVMDDGWFGNRNDDNTALGDWKVNEKKLKGGLKYLVDEVNKLGMRFGIWFEPEMISPDSDLYRAHPDWAIQITGRTPSRCRNQYVLDFSRKEVRDYTYSQVSAVLRSANIQYVKWDMNRQLTDLGSVALPADRQGELSHRYVLGLYEMQERLVADFPHLLLENCSGGGARFDPGMLYYSPQIWCSDDTDAVERLKIQEGTELIYPLSAIGAHVSVCPNHTVGRVTPFETRGYVALAGTFGYELDITKLSDEDKKTVRQQVELYHRYNDLVRRGDYYRVLSYTENHENDCWMVVAKDRREALVTFVRVLGQPNVHSTRVRLQGLDPALRYRVEGTEDVLSGAALMYAGYHIGSLWGDFQGRLLHLKVE, from the coding sequence ATGGCAATCACCTATTATGAGGCAACCGACACGTTTAAACTGGACACACCCGCAAGTACCTATATGATCCGTGTGGTGGATGAAGAGCGTTTTATCGGACATGTCTATTACGGCAGAAAAGTCCCCGATGAAGACCTTTCCTACCGGCTGCGGATCAATGAGCCGCCGTTTACGCCTTCGGTCAACAACCGGGATCGGGTCTCGTTTCTGGATACGTTCCCCATGGAATATCCTACGCACGGTCTGGGGGATTTTCGTGAAGACTGCCTTGCTGTGCAGACCAACGGCGGGCACACGGCCTGCGCGCTGCAATACAAATCCCACCGGATCTTTGCCGGCAAGCCCAAGCTGCCGGGACTGCCGGCGACGTTCGGCGGTGAGCGGGACTGCACCACGCTGGAAATTCTGGCGGTCGCCCCCGTTCTGGATATGGAGGTCATCCTGCGCTATACGGTGTTTGAAAAGTTGGATGTCATCGCGCGCAGCGTGGATGTGAAAAATGCGGGCAAAGAGCCGGTGCGGCTGACGAAAGTTCTGTCCGCCTGTCTGGATATGGACAACCGCGCGTTTGACATGATCAGCCTGTACGGTTCTTGGGCAAGGGAGCGGCATATCCAGCGCCATCCACTGGGTTATGGCAAGCAGAGCGTCTCCTCTGTGCGCGGCGAGTCCAGCCATCAGGAGCACCCGTTCATCGCGCTTGCCGAGCATGCCGCCACCCAGCAGAGCGGCGAGGTTTACGGTCTGCATTTTGTCTATTCCGGCAATTTTCTCGCGCAGGTGGAGCGCACGCAGTTTGACTCGGTGCGCGCGGTCATGGGCATCCATCCGCAGGATTTTTCATGGACACTGGAGCCCGGCGAGACCTTCACCGCGCCCGAGGTTGTCGAGGTCTATTCCGCACAGGGCATCGGCGGTATGACGCGCACCTTCCACGATCTCTACCGCAGCCACCTGATCCGCAGCGAATACCGGGACAGCAAACGGCCCATCCTTATCAACAACTGGGAAGCGACCTATTTTGATTTTGACACCGAAAAGCTGTTGGGCATCGCCCGGGAGGCGTCGCGGCTCGGCATCGAGATGCTGGTGATGGACGACGGCTGGTTTGGTAACCGCAACGACGACAATACCGCGCTCGGCGACTGGAAGGTCAACGAAAAGAAGCTGAAGGGCGGCTTGAAATATCTGGTGGATGAGGTCAACAAGCTGGGCATGCGCTTTGGCATCTGGTTCGAGCCGGAGATGATCTCGCCGGATTCCGACCTCTACCGTGCGCACCCCGACTGGGCCATCCAGATCACGGGCCGCACGCCCAGCCGCTGCCGCAACCAGTATGTGCTGGATTTTTCCCGCAAAGAGGTTCGGGATTATACCTATAGTCAAGTGAGCGCGGTGCTGCGCAGCGCCAATATCCAGTATGTGAAATGGGATATGAACCGACAGCTCACCGACCTTGGAAGCGTTGCCCTGCCCGCGGACAGACAGGGGGAGCTTTCGCATCGCTATGTGCTGGGTCTGTATGAGATGCAGGAACGTCTGGTTGCCGATTTTCCGCATCTGCTGCTTGAAAACTGTTCCGGAGGCGGCGCACGTTTTGATCCCGGCATGCTCTATTACAGCCCGCAAATCTGGTGCTCGGACGATACGGACGCCGTAGAGCGCCTGAAGATACAGGAAGGCACCGAGCTGATCTATCCGCTTTCCGCCATCGGCGCGCATGTCAGCGTCTGCCCGAACCACACGGTGGGGCGGGTCACGCCGTTTGAAACGCGCGGTTATGTGGCGCTGGCGGGCACCTTTGGTTATGAACTGGACATTACCAAATTGTCCGATGAGGATAAGAAGACGGTTCGGCAGCAGGTGGAGCTTTATCACCGCTACAACGATCTGGTGCGCCGGGGCGATTATTACCGGGTGCTGTCTTATACCGAAAACCATGAAAACGACTGTTGGATGGTCGTTGCCAAAGATCGGCGGGAGGCGCTGGTCACCTTTGTGCGTGTGCTCGGGCAGCCAAATGTTCACAGCACGCGTGTCCGCCTGCAGGGGCTGGACCCCGCTCTGCGCTATCGGGTGGAAGGAACGGAAGACGTGCTTTCGGGCGCGGCGTTGATGTACGCAGGCTACCATATCGGAAGCCTGTGGGGGGATTTTCAGGGACGTTTGTTGCATTTGAAAGTTGAGTAG
- a CDS encoding LacI family DNA-binding transcriptional regulator, which translates to MPKEVRMADIAKRIGVSTVTVSKALADKEGVSAEVREKIKALAREMGYPFGLAAKRTAKKMGNIGILIPIGFIEKGRSFYWKMYECLVSNLNEIGYFGVLELIQSDDEDQPVEPRILQDEKIDGLILIGQKGAKYRDMLQKNARNIPVVFLDSYDITDGNDCIISDGYHGMAAVTSHLIQLGHKKIDFVGSLNSTSSINDRYFGYCQAMQENGLEFRPDMVLPDRIADGTLRIVLPDILPTAFVCNCDVVACELINLLKNAGYSIPEDVSVAGFDDYVVLGLGAATRVTTYKVDTGAMAQACINRLLKKINNRHYAFNLKVITGHLIIRGTTGAPPNKPSIE; encoded by the coding sequence ATGCCGAAGGAAGTTCGGATGGCGGACATCGCCAAACGCATCGGAGTGAGCACGGTAACGGTTTCTAAAGCTCTTGCCGATAAAGAGGGTGTCAGCGCAGAGGTCCGTGAAAAAATCAAGGCGCTTGCGCGTGAAATGGGCTATCCGTTTGGCCTTGCCGCCAAAAGGACGGCAAAGAAAATGGGCAATATCGGTATTTTGATCCCAATAGGTTTTATTGAAAAGGGCCGGTCGTTTTACTGGAAAATGTACGAATGTCTGGTTAGCAATCTGAATGAAATCGGGTATTTCGGGGTTTTGGAACTGATTCAGTCCGACGATGAGGATCAACCCGTGGAGCCCCGCATTTTGCAGGATGAAAAAATTGACGGGCTGATCCTGATTGGGCAGAAAGGCGCGAAATACCGCGATATGCTGCAAAAAAATGCTCGAAACATTCCGGTCGTTTTTTTGGATTCGTACGATATCACGGACGGGAACGACTGCATCATTTCAGATGGATATCACGGCATGGCGGCCGTCACGAGCCATTTGATTCAATTGGGACACAAGAAAATCGATTTTGTGGGTTCTCTAAATTCCACCAGCAGTATCAATGACCGGTATTTCGGTTATTGCCAGGCTATGCAGGAAAACGGACTGGAGTTCCGCCCGGATATGGTGCTGCCAGACCGCATAGCGGACGGCACGCTGCGGATTGTGCTACCGGACATATTGCCGACGGCATTCGTCTGCAACTGCGATGTGGTGGCCTGTGAGCTCATCAATTTGCTGAAGAACGCGGGATACAGTATTCCGGAAGATGTCTCGGTGGCGGGGTTTGACGATTATGTCGTTCTTGGCTTGGGGGCTGCTACTAGGGTCACGACCTATAAGGTAGACACGGGCGCGATGGCGCAGGCCTGCATCAACCGGCTATTGAAAAAAATAAACAATCGGCACTATGCGTTTAATTTGAAAGTCATCACGGGGCATCTGATCATAAGGGGGACAACAGGAGCGCCCCCGAATAAACCGTCCATAGAGTAA
- a CDS encoding helix-turn-helix transcriptional regulator, protein MSLLEKQSTPFLPGTPSDALSAALTEFRSRIASRQTGCPSGSAPIHTLKRILDTRYMESLHLDGFAEELYVNKFKLVKEFKKQYGMPPIEYLLNRRIQEACRLLLETNKKIIEIGIMVGLSNPTYFTRAFKEKIGCTPLSYRKQHQ, encoded by the coding sequence TTTTTGCCCGGCACTCCCTCGGACGCGCTTTCCGCCGCGCTGACGGAATTCCGCAGCCGCATCGCCTCTCGCCAAACAGGCTGCCCGTCCGGATCTGCCCCTATTCACACTCTCAAGAGGATTCTGGATACCCGATATATGGAATCGCTGCATCTTGACGGCTTCGCGGAGGAATTGTATGTCAATAAATTTAAACTGGTCAAAGAATTCAAAAAGCAATATGGCATGCCTCCCATTGAATATCTTCTAAATCGTCGTATTCAGGAAGCGTGCAGGCTGCTATTGGAGACAAACAAGAAAATCATTGAAATCGGCATTATGGTTGGCCTCTCCAATCCCACGTATTTTACTCGGGCATTTAAAGAAAAAATCGGCTGCACGCCTTTATCCTATCGCAAGCAACACCAATAA